A portion of the Krasilnikovia cinnamomea genome contains these proteins:
- a CDS encoding YgfZ/GcvT domain-containing protein — protein sequence MILVEELTPDSLDAGVAAHYGDPMREQRLLDTAVGLVDRSHREVVAVPGEERASWLHTLTTQHLSDLGAGQGTELLVLSPHGHVEQHALVTEDGTTAWLDTEPGSGAGLLRYLEMMRFFTKVEPRDASAELAVLSLVGPDAVAAAARLGVTGLAEPRIAPVPDAKFAKGTVPSGPTAIYDVRQFAYGLARRVPLGVDLLVRRPEVEAVRAALEVPPAGLWAYEAVRVAHRIPRLGWETDHRTIPAEAGFLAAAVHLDKGCYRGQETVARVHNLGRPPRRLVLLHLDGVATDHPPAQGTPVTLDERAVGFVGTAVRHHELGMIALAVLKRNVPDDARLQVAESAAAVDPA from the coding sequence ATGATCCTGGTCGAGGAACTGACCCCCGACTCCCTCGACGCGGGCGTCGCCGCCCACTACGGCGACCCGATGCGCGAGCAACGCCTGCTCGACACGGCGGTCGGCCTGGTCGACCGGTCGCACCGCGAGGTCGTCGCGGTGCCCGGCGAGGAACGGGCGAGCTGGCTGCACACCCTCACCACCCAGCACCTGAGCGATCTGGGCGCCGGGCAGGGCACCGAGCTGCTCGTGCTCTCCCCGCACGGCCACGTCGAGCAGCACGCCCTGGTCACCGAGGACGGCACGACCGCGTGGCTGGACACCGAGCCGGGCAGCGGCGCGGGCCTGCTCAGGTACCTGGAGATGATGCGGTTCTTCACCAAGGTGGAGCCGCGCGACGCCAGCGCCGAGCTGGCGGTGCTGTCGCTGGTCGGGCCGGACGCTGTTGCCGCCGCCGCCCGGCTGGGCGTGACCGGCCTGGCCGAGCCGCGGATCGCCCCGGTGCCCGACGCCAAGTTCGCCAAGGGCACCGTGCCGTCGGGACCGACCGCGATCTACGACGTCCGGCAATTCGCGTACGGGCTGGCCCGCCGGGTCCCGCTGGGCGTGGATCTGCTGGTCCGCCGCCCCGAGGTGGAGGCGGTCCGGGCGGCGCTGGAGGTGCCCCCGGCCGGGCTGTGGGCGTACGAGGCGGTGCGGGTCGCGCATCGCATCCCACGGCTGGGCTGGGAGACCGACCACCGCACGATCCCGGCCGAGGCCGGGTTCCTGGCCGCCGCCGTACACCTGGACAAGGGTTGTTACCGGGGGCAGGAGACGGTGGCCCGGGTGCACAACCTGGGCCGTCCGCCCCGCCGCCTCGTGCTGCTGCACCTGGACGGGGTGGCCACGGACCACCCGCCCGCGCAGGGCACGCCGGTCACGCTGGACGAGCGCGCGGTCGGTTTCGTCGGCACCGCGGTGCGCCACCACGAACTCGGCATGATCGCCCTGGCGGTGCTGAAACGGAACGTGCCGGACGACGCCCGGCTCCAGGTCGCCGAGTCCGCGGCGGCCGTCGACCCGGCCTGA
- a CDS encoding Fur family transcriptional regulator — protein MTAPSLADKLRERGLRLTPQRQLILEAVYELGHATPEQVHHAVRERAAGVNITTVYRTLELLEELGLVSHTHLSHGSPTYHRAGEDQHVHLVCRRCGSIGEADPSVLLPVTRQLQAERGFRVDVGHVSLFGVCGDCKELS, from the coding sequence GTGACCGCCCCATCGCTTGCCGACAAGCTCCGGGAACGCGGCCTGCGGCTCACCCCGCAACGCCAGCTGATCCTGGAAGCGGTGTACGAACTGGGCCACGCCACCCCGGAGCAGGTGCACCACGCCGTGCGGGAACGGGCCGCCGGGGTCAACATCACCACGGTGTACCGCACCCTCGAACTGCTCGAGGAGCTGGGCCTGGTCAGCCACACCCACCTGTCGCACGGTTCGCCCACGTACCACCGGGCCGGGGAGGACCAGCACGTGCACCTGGTCTGCCGCCGCTGCGGGTCGATCGGCGAGGCCGACCCGTCCGTGCTGCTGCCGGTGACCCGGCAGTTGCAGGCGGAGCGCGGGTTCCGGGTCGACGTCGGGCACGTGTCGCTGTTCGGCGTCTGCGGTGACTGCAAGGAGCTTTCATGA
- a CDS encoding FABP family protein, with the protein MSNDEAADTGNPLGPPPWLNAPPVDAYPYEDTHDLRSGPDLHPALLGLLPFIGLWRGRGQGGFPGVEDFNFAQEVRISHDGRPFLHYESRAWILDDESQPVRMANREVGWWRPVTTAEGRATDDMEATMCTPTGIMELYLGKVTGTRLEMEADAIVRSPTAKEVTAGHRLFGIVEGALLYAQEVAAEGRGLEPHMSARLLRVGG; encoded by the coding sequence GTGAGCAACGACGAGGCCGCGGACACCGGCAACCCGCTGGGCCCGCCGCCCTGGCTGAACGCGCCGCCGGTGGACGCCTACCCGTACGAGGACACCCACGACCTGCGCTCCGGGCCGGACCTGCACCCGGCGCTGCTGGGCCTGCTGCCGTTCATCGGGCTGTGGCGCGGACGCGGCCAGGGCGGCTTCCCCGGCGTGGAGGACTTCAACTTCGCCCAGGAGGTCCGCATCAGCCACGACGGGCGGCCGTTCCTGCACTACGAGTCGCGGGCGTGGATTCTCGACGACGAGTCGCAGCCGGTCCGGATGGCCAACCGCGAGGTCGGTTGGTGGCGTCCGGTGACCACGGCCGAGGGACGGGCCACCGACGACATGGAAGCCACCATGTGCACCCCCACCGGGATCATGGAGTTGTACCTCGGGAAGGTGACCGGCACCCGGTTGGAGATGGAGGCGGACGCGATCGTCCGCTCGCCCACCGCCAAGGAGGTCACCGCGGGCCACCGGCTGTTCGGCATCGTCGAGGGCGCCCTGCTGTACGCCCAGGAGGTCGCCGCCGAGGGCCGGGGCCTGGAGCCGCACATGTCCGCCCGCCTGCTGCGCGTCGGCGGCTGA